Genomic segment of Halorussus sp. MSC15.2:
CCTACCTCGAAGCCGAGGACTGGGACGCCGCAGGTATCAAGTGGGTCAACGTCCACCCCGACAACCCCGAGGACTACGACCTGCCGACCGTGATGGGCACGATGGTCTACTCGAACCCCGAGAACGCCTTCCCGCTGGCCATCATGGACGGCACCGAGTTGACGATGAAGCGGACCGGCGCGGCCGCCGCCGTCGCCACCGACCACCTCGCGGTCGAGGACGCCACCACGATGGGCGTCATCGGCGCTGGCGTCCAGTCGTACACCCAGTTGGAGGCCATCTCGAAGGTCCGCCCCATCGAGGAGGTCGTCGTCAGCGACCTCGACGAGGAGCGCGTCGCGGACTTCATCGCGTACTTCGAGGACGAGTTCGACGTTCGCGCCGGGTCCATCGAGGAGGCCGCCCAGTGCGACGTGCTCTCGACGGTGACGCCGGTCGAAGACCCCATCGTCTCGCGCGAGGCCATCGGCGAACACACCCACGTCAACGCCATGGGTGCCGACGCCGAGGGCAAGCACGAACTCGCCGACGAGATTCTGCTCGACTCGAAACTGGTCATCGACGACCACGCCCAGACCACTCACTCGGGCGAAATCAACGTCCCGTACCACGAGGGCGTCCTGACCGACGACGACATCTACGGCGAACTCGGCGACATCGTGGTCGGTGACATCGAGGGCCGAACAGACGAGGACGGCATCACGGTGTTCGACTCCACCGGTCTCGCCATTCAGGACGTCGCTGCCGCTCACGTCGTCTACGAACACGCCGACGACAACGACAACGGCTACCCCTTCGACCTCATCGGCACCGAGACCGAGACCAAGTAATCGCCGTCAGCGAACTCGGTCGGTCGGCGCTTTGCGAGCGAAGTACCCCGTGATTTTCGAGACGACCCAGACGATGACGATGAACGGGAGAAACGGAATCAACAGCACCACGAGACCCAGAAAGTACGCGATACCGATGGTCGTCATCTCGGCGTCCGGTCGGCCGCGATAACTCGGCGTGACCGTCCGAACCACCTTCTTCACCGGTTCGGGCACTGCACCCTCGCCTCCCGCCCCGTCGGAGGACCCCTCACTCATGACTGACGTATCGACGACCGGCGGGATAAGCGTTTGCGACCGTCCTGTCGCGTTCGGGACCCACTCGACTCACAGCAAGT
This window contains:
- a CDS encoding ornithine cyclodeaminase family protein; amino-acid sequence: METLLLNRDAVDENTQMEEVIRAIEDAFAAYARGDAQMPAKSYIDLPQYNGDFRSMPAYLEAEDWDAAGIKWVNVHPDNPEDYDLPTVMGTMVYSNPENAFPLAIMDGTELTMKRTGAAAAVATDHLAVEDATTMGVIGAGVQSYTQLEAISKVRPIEEVVVSDLDEERVADFIAYFEDEFDVRAGSIEEAAQCDVLSTVTPVEDPIVSREAIGEHTHVNAMGADAEGKHELADEILLDSKLVIDDHAQTTHSGEINVPYHEGVLTDDDIYGELGDIVVGDIEGRTDEDGITVFDSTGLAIQDVAAAHVVYEHADDNDNGYPFDLIGTETETK